TGTCAGAAAAAGGAACCAACTGGTATTTACTTGCTTAGAAAGTTCTCGGTAGCATTTCCTCCTCTTGTGGGAAAGCCTGCTTATTTATCAAGCACTTAAAAAGTTTCCAAAGGGCTTCCCCAATCAAAATTAAACCTTCACAGTCTCCATTAGCGATGACTTCATAGCATCCTCTAAAAGCTGATTGTCTGTAAAAGGTGCTGGGGTTTCTGGGACAGATTCCGACAAGCCGATCAAGGATTCGAGAAAGCAGCTGCCTGGATCCCCTGCTTGGGGCATGCTGGGGAAGTTTGGCAGCTGGAACTGCAATGCTGAGAAATTGTCAAGGTTCTCGTACTCCTTTAAGGAGTTATAAAGGGGTCCCAAGTTGTAGTCCGAGAACGACTGGAAGAAATCCAATGAATCCGAGGAGAGGCTCAAGTCCATGTAGTTCTTGGGACACTGCTCGGCTGTGGATGGCGCACAGCAAGAGGGACCTCCACACAGCGCTCCTGCAGAGGTTTCCTCTAGAAAACCGCTGGCACCCTGGTTGGCATTTTCATCCAAACATTCCGTGAGGTTGGACAAGTGGCTCAAACCACTACCGGTGCTGAGTTTCACGGCGGTGTCGGCAACACAGTGGCCTTCAACATCCGCGCTGAAGAAGTCGGTCGGGTGGAAAGAGCTCAAGTTATCCTGGCAGCCGCTGCTAGCACTGCTCCCCTCTTCCACATCGGAATCGCTGAAGTGGAGTATCCGCGCCAGGCCGTCGTCATCAACATCCGACTGTGACTTCTCTGACGGGGCAGCCTCATACGGCTCTTCTAGATCCTCGCTCTGATTGGATGACACCGAAGAGTCAGTCATATCGCTGCTGCAGCTGTTCTCACCGATCGCCTCCAGTTCCATGTTGAACTGGAAGGCGGGAGCCAGGGGAGCAGTCCGCTCCTCGAACCCCACCTTGCCCACTGGACACCCAAATGGATGAAGCCTGTCAGGGAACGGTGGCTCAGGTTCCATGTTTCTCTCGGTGCTCTGCTGGTTCTTCTCCAGCTCCAACTTCATGATGGTGTGGATGAAGTGCGTCTGCACTCGGGCCTGGTTGAACTCTATGCGCCCTTCTGTGTTCCCACAGCCGTCTTTCGTGCAGCCACAAGGAAACGACGTGTGATCCATCTGTCGCAAAAGACATGAGACGTTAGCCAAGCATGGGGGAAACATGGATGTTATTAGACAAAGCTGCTTTGTTTTTAAGCTGCAAGTCTCTTAGGGCCAGTTCACACGTGCATGCTACTGAGTGCGCTCTCAACACCCGAGTCTCTCAACTGAATGGGAGAACAGTCTGATAGCTGTTTGCTGGCCCAGACACATGCAAAATACTGCTTCTTGATAAACAAGGAACATGCCTATGTAAAGCAGCAGTTAACAGggaaaaaatttaaattaaggtTTGGGTTCTTTTTTTTAAGTCACAGAAcatagtatttaaaaaaaaaaacaggcaaggCAAACTGGTGGAAGAAATGTGCTCCTTCTAAATGTCTTAGCTGGCATCCACTGCAGACCCCTTCCCACTGGAGAACAAGTTCCAGAGCCAAGACAAGGAACCCTCTTCAGCTTTCAAAGCATTCCATCTTAACTCTACAAAGTGTCCCTGGAGGCTCCATTCCCTCACTGTTTTGCAATTGGAGCACAGACACTATCCAAGCGTGGTGGAAACGTTAAGCAGCTCGAATGGTATAAAATAGTGGCATAATTTAGGTATCCTGAGAATGCAGAACTCGGGTACCAAGGCTGAGATCTACAGTCATGGAATTGGGGTATCACAGCCTTATAACCAAAGGGGTTCAATGGTTAGGAGTGTACACTACGAGCCAACAGTTCTCAGTTCCAAGCTCAGCTGAGCGCAGCTATGAATGCATGGGTTCTGTTTTGGTTTTAACACCCCTCGTGGATCTGTTTTGGCTTTAACACCCTTCATTTCTAACTTGGGGGAAATGCCGTAAGATTGGCCTTAAAAAGGATGACCTGGAGAATATATGAAAAGCTTATTGTTTTGCAAACTGCAATCCCAGGCACAAAAAGGGACAAGAACGGAGAGGCCATCTGGGTGTGCGGCCCTGGCGAGGGCTGAATTACCAGGGTTCTAACCGAAACGGGAATTCATTCGGCAGAGGAAAATCCTGGTCACCTCGACACCTTGGGCCTACAAAGCCTGAACTGCGTCTACTTCTAACCCTCCACATTCTGCCATTTTGAGTCCCTTCCATGAAATGCACCAGTGTGGGTCACGCACCTGGCATTTAATGCCTGCCAAGCTGCAGCTACACGTCTCTGGGTCGCAGAATTCCTGGCAGTCGCAGCCACAGTCTTCCCGGGAGAGGCGGATGCTGTGCAGCTCCCGCTTTTCCTCCTTGTCGATCTTCTTGACGCCCATGGCCTTCAGTAGAGCCCGCCTCTTCTTGGCCGGATAAGGTTGGAGGAAGAAGCCGTCCTCCGGCTCCACGCTGCTGAGGTCAATGTCATCGTCAGAGATGTCTTCTGTAGTCAACTGATTGGCCTCCTCAGACTCTTTTGTACCGTTCATAGTTAGCTGTTTAGGAAAGGCAGAAGACAACGCTCGTGTTAAAAACGAGGAGATGATAGCACCACAGAAGATCAGCACCAACAAGGTTTCCTCTGCCACCTCCCTATGCTGATAACAAACGGGATCGAGCTACCCAGCATTTTTGACTTTGTGCTTCCCTTCCATGGAGCTCAGAGGGGCAGACATGCTTCTCCCACCCTCGTTCTATCCTGACAGCAAGT
Above is a window of Eublepharis macularius isolate TG4126 chromosome 11, MPM_Emac_v1.0, whole genome shotgun sequence DNA encoding:
- the CSRNP1 gene encoding cysteine/serine-rich nuclear protein 1, translating into MAGVLKRKYDELEDDAPYSSSSSSSSPFSSSSGWESDEENSRGDIKPGSVLNADFTPSSILKKSKRLKRNTVEFDRVTVFYFQRCQGFTSVPSRGGCTLGMVNQHSFSREFTLAEFSTEQEAVRREKLKERLKEEKLEALKWKLTMNGTKESEEANQLTTEDISDDDIDLSSVEPEDGFFLQPYPAKKRRALLKAMGVKKIDKEEKRELHSIRLSREDCGCDCQEFCDPETCSCSLAGIKCQMDHTSFPCGCTKDGCGNTEGRIEFNQARVQTHFIHTIMKLELEKNQQSTERNMEPEPPFPDRLHPFGCPVGKVGFEERTAPLAPAFQFNMELEAIGENSCSSDMTDSSVSSNQSEDLEEPYEAAPSEKSQSDVDDDGLARILHFSDSDVEEGSSASSGCQDNLSSFHPTDFFSADVEGHCVADTAVKLSTGSGLSHLSNLTECLDENANQGASGFLEETSAGALCGGPSCCAPSTAEQCPKNYMDLSLSSDSLDFFQSFSDYNLGPLYNSLKEYENLDNFSALQFQLPNFPSMPQAGDPGSCFLESLIGLSESVPETPAPFTDNQLLEDAMKSSLMETVKV